A single Cottoperca gobio chromosome 5, fCotGob3.1, whole genome shotgun sequence DNA region contains:
- the sdhb gene encoding succinate dehydrogenase [ubiquinone] iron-sulfur subunit, mitochondrial: MSAACLTSLSRCGVLAFRSPAGLVAVRYAQTAAAPAAQPRIKKFQVYRWDPDTPGDKPRMQTYDIDLNTCGPMVLDALIKIKNDMDPTLTFRRSCREGICGSCAMNINGGNTLACLNKIDTNTSKPSKIYPLPHMYVVKDLVPDMSNFYAQYKSIEPYLKKKDEANEGKEQYLQTVEDRQKLDGLYECILCACCSTSCPSYWWNGDKYLGPAVLMQAYRWMIDSRDDFTEERLSKLQDPFSLYRCHTIMNCTKTCPKGLNPGKAIAEIKKMMATYTEKKAAAI, from the exons ATGTCCGCTGCTTGTCTGACGTCCTTGAGCCGCTGTGGTGTTTTGGCGTTCCGCTCCCCCGCAGGACTGGTG GCGGTGCGGTATGCCCAAACAGCAGCGGCTCCAGCCGCTCAGCCCAGAATAAAGAAGTTCCAGGTGTACAGATGGGACCCAGACACTCCAGGGGACAAACCCCGCATGCAGACCTACGACATTGACCTCAACAC TTGTGGCCCGATGGTTCTTGATGCCCTGATCAAGATCAAAAATGACATGGACCCCACTCTGACCTTCCGCCGCTCCTGCAGAGAAG GTATTTGTGGATCCTGCGCAATGAACATTAATGGAGGAAACACGCTCGCCTGTCTCAACAAGATTGACACCAACACTAGCAAGCCATCTAAGATTTACCCTCTGCCACATATGTATGTGGTCAAGGACCTCGTGCCT GACATGAGTAACTTCTACGCCCAGTACAAGTCTATCGAACCATACCTGAAGAAGAAGGATGAGGCAAATGAAGGAAAGGAGCAGTACCTGCAGACggtggaggacagacagaaactG GACGGGCTGTACGAATGTATCCTGTGCGCCTGCTGCAGTACGAGCTGCCCCAGCTACTGGTGGAACGGAGACAAATACCTCGGACCCGCTGTGCTgatgcag GCGTATCGTTGGATGATTGACTCGCGAGACGATTTCACAGAGGAGCGTCTGTCCAAGCTGCAGGATCCTTTCTCCCTCTACCGCTGCCACACCATCATGAACTGCACCAAGACCTGCCCCAAG GGCCTGAACCCAGGAAAAGCGATCGCTGAGATCAAGAAGATGATGGCCACATACACGGAGAAAAAGGCGGCTGCTATCTGA
- the fndc10 gene encoding fibronectin type III domain-containing protein 10, whose protein sequence is DQTLSSVADDTGRGGYELNCWWNGSYTQFECASVHLGSGCRDFLLTELHENIPYRLCLRSLARSNPAQKADQRDCVEFTLPPSGMQDIVIAMTTVGGAICVMLVIICLLVAYITENIMSPTTQHTYSYHTHLRH, encoded by the coding sequence GATCAAACACTGTCTTCAGTGGCCGACGACACAGGACGGGGAGGCTACGAGTTAAACTGCTGGTGGAATGGAAGCTATACTCAGTTTGAGTGTGCCAGTGTCCATCTTGGATCTGGCTGCAGGGACTTTCTCCTTACTGAGCTGCATGAGAACATCCCCTACCGCCTCTGCCTGCGCTCCCTGGCCCGCTCCAATCCAGCTCAGAAAGCAGACCAGCGGGACTGTGTAGAGTTTACCCTGCCGCCGTCTGGGATGCAGGACATTGTGATCGCCATGACAACGGTTGGGGGAGCTATTTGTGTGATGCTGGTCATCATCTGCTTGCTGGTGGCGTACATCACAGAAAACATCATGAGCcccacaacacagcacacataCTCCTACCACACTCACTTGCGTCACTGA
- the ora4 gene encoding olfactory receptor class A-like protein 4, with translation MSEVLTVEAILFGLLVFSGILGNILVIHVVFQSAAESPSRRLPPSDTILVHLSLANLLTSLFRTVPIFVSDLGLDVSLSPGWCRIFMLLWVWWRAVGCWVTLALSVFHCTTLRRHHITFGPLAQQRERLRVWIVLGLVWGANLVFSIPALIYSTHVHGNATVELMVISCTTRPLLGCVWEFPSIQQGSAFASSSLALNEVLPLVLMVCTNLATLHALAKHIRAVTSGGESGGTHGEQDKHVSTERKAAHVIMLLVSLFVVCWVLQVAAVTYYNHDGGHHAEGLLTVAHFSASLFVGFSPMVVALGHGKLRKRIISMILIWSKVLKCHREDTEEGGKSLKTEGKNGKQIVFIVQKERKVIKVKGKVKANK, from the exons ATGTCAGAGGTCCTCACTGTAGAGGCTATTTTGTTTGGGCTCTTGGTCTTCTCTGGTATTCTGGGAAACATTTTGGTCATCCATGTG GTGTTTCAGTCAGCCGCTGAGAGTCCATCTCGGAGACTCCCTCCCTCTGACACTATTTTGGTGCACCTGTCACTGGCTAACCTGCTGACCTCCCTTTTTCGCACGGTGCCCATCTTTGTGTCGGACCTGGGCTTGGATGTGTCTCTGTCACCGGGCTGGTGCCGAATCTTCATGCTGCTGTGGGTGTGGTGGCGAGCTGTGGGCTGTTGGGTGACTCTGGCACTTAGTGTCTTCCACTGCACCACCCTGAGGCGGCATCACATTACCTTTGGACCTCTCGCACAGCAGAGGGAGAGGCTGCGGGTCTGGATCGTTCTGGGGCTGGTGTGGGGGGCAAACCTGGTCTTCTCTATTCCAGCTCTGATATATAGCACCCATGTTCACGGCAACGCCACCGTGGAGCTGATGGTGATCAGCTGCACCACCAGGCCTCTCCTGGGCTGTGTCTGGGAGTTCCCCTCCATTCAACAGGGCTCAGCCTTCGCGTCCTCCTCGCTGGCACTTAATGAAGTGTTGCCACTGGTGCTGATGGTTTGCACCAACCTGGCCACACTTCATGCTCTGGCAAAGCACATCCGAGCTGTTACCTCAGGAGGAGAGTCAGGAGGAACCCACGGGGAGCAGGACAAACACGTGTCAACTGAGCGCAAAGCAGCTCATGTAATCATGTTGCTGGTGTCACTCTTCGTGGTCTGCTGGGTGCTACAGGTTGCTGCGGTGACGTACTACAACCATGATGGGGGACACCACGCTGAAGGGCTGCTGACTGTGGCCCACTTCTCTGCCTCGCTGTTTGTAGGATTCAGTCCCATGGTGGTGGCCCTGGGACATGGCAAGCTGAGGAAGAGAATCATCAGTATGATCCTGATCTGGTCTAAAGTTCTGAAATGTCACAGGGAGGACACTGAAGAGGGGGGTAAATCCCTAAAGACTGAAGGAAAGAACGGAAAACAAATCGTTTTTATTGTTCAAAAAGAAAGGAAGGTCATAAAAGTGAAGGGGAAAGTTAAAGCAAACAAATGA
- the ssu72 gene encoding RNA polymerase II subunit A C-terminal domain phosphatase SSU72 — translation MPSHPLRVAVVCSSNQNRSMEAHSILSKRGFDVRSFGTGSHVKLPGPAPDKPNVYDFKTTYVQMYNDLVRKDKELYTQNGILHMLDRNKRIKSKPERFQSCKDKFDLVITCEERVYDQVLEDLNSREQETLQSVHVINVDIQDNHEEATLGAFLICELCQCIQHTEDMEDEMDELIQEFEEKSNRPFLHTVCFY, via the exons ATGCCGAGCCACCCGCTGCGTGTAGCGGTTGTGTGCTCGAGCAACCAGAACCGCAGTATGGAGGCGCACAGTATCCTCAG CAAACGTGGATTTGACGTGCGTTCATTTGGGACAGGGTCTCATGTGAAGCTACCCGGTCCTGCCCCGGATAAGCCAAATGTGTATGACTTCAAAACAACATATGTACAGATGTACAACGACTTGGTCCGCAAGGACAAGGAACT ATACACACAGAATGGCATCCTGCACATGCTGGACCGCAACAAGCGCATCAAATCAAAGCCGGAGCGCTTTCAAAGCTGCAAGGATAAGTTTGACCTGGTCATCACCTGTGAAGAGAGAGTCTATGACCAAGTGCTGGAGG ATCTGAATTCAAGAGAGCAGGAGACTCTACAGTCTGTGCACGTCATCAATGTAGACATTCAGGATAACCACGAGGAAGCCACGCTGGGTGCTTTCCTCATCTGTGAGCTGTGTCAATGT ATCCAGCACACTGAGGACATGGAGGATGAAATGGATGAGCTGATACAGGAGTTTGAGGAGAAGAGCAACAGGCCTTTTCTCCACACTGTCTGTTTCTACTGA
- the mfap2 gene encoding microfibrillar-associated protein 2, with product MRVLLLICMPVLLLAQAQYQEPFPFLEDYGPDYFQESENPESLPGTYQQQVRLEPVVRPEKSESEVETEPTEPGPLDCREEQYPCTRLYSVHKPCKQCLNSLCFYSLRRVYVINKEVCVRTVCAHEELLRADMCRDQFSRCGVAALSGQCSSIGGSCGKSCGGC from the exons ATGAgagtcctcctcctcatctgcaTGCCAG TTCTGCTGCTCGCCCAGGCTCAGTACCAGGAACCCTTTCCTTTTCTGG AGGACTATGGGCCGGATTATTTTCAAG AGTCTGAAAATCCCGAATCTCTTCCTGGAACCTACCAACAACAGGTTCGACTGGAGCCAGTGGTCCGTCCAGAAAAATCAG AGTCCGAAGTGGAGACGGAGCCCACAGAGCCTGGCCCTCTTG AttgcagagaggagcagtaTCCCTGCACCAGGCTTTATTCTGTTCACAAGCCATGCAAGCAGTGCCTGAACAGCCTCTGCTTCTACAG TTTGCGACGGGTGTACGTCATCAACAAGGAGGTTTGCGTGAggactgtgtgtgcacatgaagaGCTGCTCAGAG CGGACATGTGTCGTGATCAGTTCTCTCGCTGCGGCGTGGCAGCGCTGAGCGGCCAGTGTTCATCAATAGGAGGAAGCTGCGGGAAGAGCTGCGGTGGCTGCTGA
- the atad3 gene encoding ATPase family AAA domain containing 3 encodes MSWLFGLNKGQPEMPPGLPVQPPPPPPPAGGSSGGGDKPKDKWSNFDPTGLERAANAAKELDKSRHAKEALDLSRMQEQTTQMEHQSKMKEYEAAVEQIKGDQIRVQAEERRKTLNEETKQHQARAHFQDKLARQRYEDQLRQQQTLNEENLRKQEESVLKQEAMRKSTIEHEMELRHKNELLRIEAETKARARVERENADIIREQIRLKAAEHRQTVLESIKTAGAVFGEGFRAFVSDWDKVTATVAGLTLLAVGVYSARSTTAVAGRYIEARLGKPSLVRETSRFTVAEAIKHPVKMAKRLKSKPQDALEGVVLSPSLEERVRDIAIATRNTRQNHGLYRNILMYGPPGTGKTLFAKKLAVHSGMDYAIMTGGDVAPMGRDGVTAMHKVFDWAGTSRRGLLLFVDEADAFLRKRSTEKISEDLRATLNAFLYRTGEQSNKFMLVLASNQPEQFDWAINDRIDEMVNFALPGPEERERLVRLYFDKYVLEPATGGRQRMKLAQFDYGQKCSEIAKRTGGMSGREISKLGVAWQAAAYSSEDGVLTEAMIDVRVDDAIKQHIQKMDWLHGDEEAQAKTLTPAPAGATAGIGKMGFILPLSEAPEAQEVIAPVLEINKKQEGESIPPHSDIDSSAEGKGATAAGQDCEDAVKAEAATEAESLVQPAAPTDSEGKTEKEDKTGAPPSKDGTPV; translated from the exons ATGTCGTGGCTGTTCGGCCTGAACAAGGGGCAGCCCGAAATGCCTCCTGGTCTCCCGGTGCAGCCTCCACCGCCTCCTCCGCCGGCCGGAGGCTCCAGCGGCGGCGGAGATAAACCCAAGGACAAATGGAGCAACTTCGATCCCACCGGGCTGGAGAGGGCTGCTAATGCGGCCAAAGAGCTCGACAAGTCCC gacATGCCAAAGAAGCTCTGGATTTGTCTCGAATGCAGGAGCAGACCACTCAGATGGAGCATCAGAGCAAAATGAAG GAGTACGAAGCAGCAGTTGAGCAGATCAAAGGCGACCAGATACGAGTccaggcagaagagaggaggaaaactCTTAATGAGGAGACCAAGCAGCATCAAGCG AGAGCTCATTTTCAAGATAAGCTGGCCAGACAGCGATATGAGGACCAACTAAGGCAACAG CAAACCCTGAATGAGGAGAACCTTCGCAAACAGGAGGAGTCCGTGCTGAAACAGGAGGCCATGAGGAAAT CGACGATAGAGCACGAGATGGAGCTGAGGCACAAGAACGAGCTCCTGCGTATAGAAGCCGAGACTAAAGCAAGAGCCCGTGTGGAGCGAGAGAACGCCGATATAATCCGGGAGCAAATCCGACTGAAGGCtgcagaacacagacagactgtgCTGGAGTCTATAAA GACTGCAGGTGCTGTGTTTGGAGAAGGATTCAGGGCCTTTGTGTCAGACTGGGACAAGGTTACAGCTACG GTGGCAGGACTGACTCTTTTAGCTGTGGGAGTTTATTCGGCCCGAAGCACAACAGCGGTGGCGGGACGTTACATCGAGGCCAGGCTCGGGAAGCCGTCGCTGGTGCGGGAAACGTCCCGATTCACCGTGGCAGAGGCAATCAAGCATCCAGTCAAG ATGGCCAAGCGGCTGAAGAGCAAACCTCAGGATGCCCTCGAGGGAGTTGTGCTCAGT CCTTCCCTGGAAGAGCGTGTGCGTGACATCGCGATAGCAACAAGAAACACGAGGCAGAACCACGGCCTGTACAGGAACATCCTCATGTACGGCCCTCCAGGCACAGGCAAAACTCTCTTTGCTAAG AAGCTGGCAGTGCATTCTGGGATGGACTATGCGATTATGACTGGTGGTGACGTGGCACCTATGGGCCGTGATGGTGTGACAGCCATGCACAAAGTGTTCGACTGGGCTGGCACAAGTCGACGCGG ACTTTTGCTGTTTGTTGATGAGGCTGATGCGTTCCTTCGCAAGAGATCCACT gaGAAGATCAGTGAAGACCTCAGAGCCACTCTGAACGCATTCTTGTATCGCACTGGAGAGCAGAGCAACAA GTTCATGCTGGTGTTGGCCAGTAACCAACCAGAGCAGTTTGACTGGGCCATAAACGACCGTATAGATGAAATGGTGAACTTTGCTCTGCCGGGTCCTGAGGAAAGGGAGAGACTGGTGCGGCTGTACTTTGACAAATATGTGCTGGAGCCTGCCACAGGAGGGAGGCA GAGGATGAAGCTGGCACAGTTTGATTATGGTCAAAAGTGCTCTGAGATTGCGAAGCGCACAGGGGGCATGTCAGGAAGAGAGATCTCTAAGCTGGGCGTGGCCTGGCAG GCGGCAGCATATTCCTCTGAAGATGGAGTCCTGACGGAGGCTATGATTGATGTGCGAGTTGACGACGCTATCAAGCAGCACATTCAGAAGATGGACTGGCTGCATGGAGACGAGGAAGCTCAGGCCAAGACCCTTACACCTGCCCCGGCTGGAGCGACTGCAGGCATAGGCAAGATGGGCTTTATTCTGCCCCTCAGTGAGGCACCCGAGGCTCAGGAGGTGATCGCTCCAGTTCTTGAGATAAATAAGAAGCAAGAAGGTGAAAGTATACCACCTCATTCAGACATCGACTCATCGGCAGAAGGCAAAGGTGCCACCGCAGCTGGACAGGACTGTGAAGATGCTGTCAAAGCAGAGGCTGCGACAGAAGCGGAGAGTTTAGTCCAGCCTGCTGCCCCCACTGACAGTGAGGGCAAGACTGAAAAGGAAGACAAAACTGGAGCTCCTCCTTCAAAGGACGGAACTCCAGTTTGA
- the LOC115008061 gene encoding transmembrane protein 240-like has translation MNALLDRFHNFFLPLVRGEDGVCACTCGRHQIYHVVPYNGAKFMVDSNYIVSDIITQQKMNIIVGLLLGLCISLFFSLFLKWLDTVFESRLKYCRANHMNDAGFWSWMPKFSKTREFFRPLYPQHTEVSSGKTLHISQEVYHNVNDT, from the exons ATGAACGCGCTTTTAGACCGCTTTCACAACTTCTTCTTACCGCTAGTGCGAGGGGAGGACGGTGTCTGCGCCTGCACCTGTGGGAG GCATCAAATCTATCATGTCGTTCCATATAATGGGGCGAAGTTCATGGTGGATTCAAACTACATTGTAAGTGACATCATAACCCAGCAGAAAATGAACATCATAGTTGGACTGCTCCTGGGCCTCTGCATCAGCTTGTTCTTCAGCTTGTTCTTGAAGTGGCTGGATACGGTATTTGAGTCACGGCTCAAATACTGCAGGGCAAACCACATGAATG ATGCTGGTTTCTGGTCATGGATGCCTAAATTCAGTAAAACAAGGGAATTTTTCAGGCCGTTATATCCACAACACACGGAGGTCTCCAGTGGGAAGACGCTGCACATCAGTCAAGAAGTGTACCATAATGTTAATGACAcataa
- the mrpl20 gene encoding large ribosomal subunit protein bL20m, which yields MVFLSLSCWIRSRGPDRYWKVQEVLKNARHFRGRKNRCYSLAVKAVRRAFVYATLGRKLKKRNMRTLWITRIAAASREHGMKYPVLMHNLTKTSVQLNRRVISDLAITEPRSFLSLAKVARARQEEGFRAALGDGKEPSGVFSRVVMLQ from the exons ATGGTGTTCCTGTCGTTGTCTTGTTGGATCAGAAGCCGTGGGCCTGACAGATACTGGAAAGTTCAAGAAGTTCTCAAAAATGCACGG CACTTCAGAGGCAGGAAGAACCGCTGCTACAGTCTGGCTGTGAAGGCGGTCAGGAGAGCTTTCGTCTACGCCACTTTAGGTCGGAAACTGAAGAAACGCAACATGAGGACG CTCTGGATCACACGCATTGCAGCAGCTTCACGAGAGCACGGCATGAAGTATCCCGTCCTTATGCACAACCTCACCAAG ACCAGCGTTCAGCTCAACAGACGTGTGATCAGCGACCTGGCCATCACAGAACCTCGGTCATTCCTCTCACTTGCAAAGGTGGCGCGGGCTCGGCAAGAGGAAGGCTTCCGAGCAGCGTTGGGTGACGGCAAAGAGCCTTCTGGTGTCTTCTCCCGTGTTGTTATGCTACAGTAA